The genomic DNA CCCATATATTCAAACCAGGAATTTCCTTAAAAATCAGTTGACACATACCCTGGATTATAACAGCGCTGCTTTTTCTATATCCAGAACATTTCCAAACCTGGTGCAACCCTGTCCACAACAATACCTTGCCCACTGCTGTCTCTTTATTAGTTGTCTTTATTAGATGATCAAGTACTGGCCAGGGAAGACCAGTCTGGCTCAGgcacaaaaaaaagccacaaaaatatCTGCAAGAACTTGAGTCTGTCATGGTGGGGAACTGATCAACCAGCCTAAAGGGAAAATTTCAGAAGGAGAGCTGATCGGATCTGATTAGAGAGCTTACAGCCACCCGAAGAGGTAGGTGGTCCCAACATCCTACCTCTTACCTTTGCGTTCCTGCCACTTCTGCCCTAGTACCACAGACAACAGCTCTCTAACAAGGCCTTGAAAAAGAGTTTTGTCCTATTACAGTAGCAATCCTGTCTTTGCGTAACAGAATTCCCCGTAAAAAAACGACTGTctgaagcagcagagccagccagcTGGTTTGGGGCTTGCTTGGGATGGCTATGTGGTCTGACGGCATGCTTGGTGTCCCCAAGTCTTCTGCTCAAAGCCAGACTGAGCCAGCTTTCTCATAAGACTGAATACTTAAAATAAGCCAAACCCATTAGCCATTCTGCATAGtgtttatttataaacaaaaacatTGCATTTGATCACATACAAGTTTTGATCCAGCAAATTcagatttatatatttttttaatttttattgtttacaaaaaatacattttaacaaGTGAATAAAACCCATTTCTATTAGTCCACTGTTCTCCAAAGTGCAAATGTACAGTGTAAATTTGCCATTTTTAATATAGACATATGCTATATTTTGACAGTTGTCTATAAGAAATTCAGCTACAGAATCTGATGAAACATAATAAATAATGattaagaaatggaaaactacACAccaataaatggaaaatataaacttttaaaaagttatacAGTTATATTACAGCCAACTCTTCAAAAATCAAACATTCAATTTATCCATTATAAGGTACAACAGTACTGCATTATCCTTATTGGCATATTAGAATAGATAGCATGTTAAAATTGAAATACTGTCCATCGAAAGAAAGTGACTGAACTACAATGAAAACATAATCTAATTAAATCAGGACAAGAGTGGTGCAAAAGccaaaaaatgtttgctttataGAAAAAGACACTTCATGGGAATGAACACATTGAACACAAtttcatgattttaaaaatttttttaaaagcaagaaccATTTTGCTTGATCACTGTTTGAGTGACAAATACCAGCATAAAGTAAAATGTGGACTTGATATCTTTGCCACCTCTCTTCTCATTCCTGAtgacttcaaaagaaaaccTGTCTGAGAATACTGTCACCATTCTAACAGCGATTTCTCTCTGTACTATTTCTTCCAGGAAGTTTTTCCATGAGCATTAGAGCACAGAACTAGTGGCTTAAAAGTCACTATAAAacatctacaaaaaaaaaaaaaaaaaaaaaaaaaaaaaaaaagtgggtgGGTGGGGGAAGAGGGACTCCCCTATCTTGCCTATAATAAAAGATGTCTAAGCTTTAAGATAGCATTGAACATTTTCACCTTTAGCTCACTCTGTAGTAGTTAACACCACTGATACAGAAACATGCCTCCTTTTCAAAGTACTTCAACTGGTTAAATCAAGAATTTAGTAGTCTGACTTATTCATACTCAGCATGGTATATTCCAATAGGAAGGTAAGTTTTGGAGACGAATCTCAGCCCTCACATCTCAGCCTGAAAGACTCCAAGGCAGACTGTATGTTTAATACTGCAACAATTTGGGGTTGAGATAATGTATATAAGCATTTGCATACATCATAGAAGCTCTGTGTCAATCCTCTTCAGCACTGGGCTTCCCTGAAAAAAGGCCCTTCGGGTTTCAAGAGGTGGTGTTTGATGCCAAGCAGAGGTCGCCCAGGAATCCCACCTAGCTTTGGATATCCCACCCCAGCTTGTTCTCTCCAATGGTCCACCAGGATGCTCCCTGTTCCACCACTTGCCTTTGACTTGGAAAAATGTAGGCAAGAGCTGTGTGTGAAATCTGACCATTGAAGCTGTGTACTGGTACATACTTGTGAACCAGCACTGCTGTGACTTGTGAACCAGCACTGCTGCATTCAAAGGGGAGCTATAGGGTAGAGCTGAAGATCCCTCTGATTGCACTCAAATACAGACAAGTTCTTGGAAGCAGGAAACAACAATCGAGTAGCAAGGGCATGATGCAAATAGGCATGTGGTTTCCATCACTGAAAAGGATGACATACCCTAGCCATAGCCCATGCAGTTGTTTATGTTGCAAAACTATGTACAGATAATCTTCTTTAGTGACATCAAAAAACTCAAATAGGAGCCAAAGATCATCAGTTTTCAGGATAAAACCCtaaaagaatttttcttcttttggtaGTATGTCCTGGTTTCGGCTGAGatagagctaattttcttcctagtagctggtatggtGCTGTGCTTTGGGTTTAGAGTAAGAATAATGTTggtaatacactgatgtttcagttggtgctaagcagtcaaggacttttcagcttctcatactgccTGCCAATGAGAATGTGAGGAGTGcgcaagaagctgggaggggcaCAGCCGGGATAGCTGACCCAAACTGCTCAAAGGGAtgttccataccatatgacaatTGCTGCTTGGGGATAGGCTGGGCACTGATCACTGGGTGTGAGCAATTGCACTGCGCATCATTTGTTTTGTACATtcttttgttattattgttcttcttctgtcttcctttactatcttattaaactgtctttatctcaacccacaaggttttttttattctctcctccatccctggggGGCGGGGTAGGTGAGCGAGCggctgtgtggtgcttggtTGCTGGCTGGGATTAAACCACAACATAGTAAAACACAAATATTCCTCATATGGccaaaattttcatttactaGTTACATTTCTATCCCATTAATGCAACATACAACATTGCTGATAGCAATGAAACAATACTGTAGTACACAACACACTACTAAGGTTTGTTCGGAGAAGGAAATCAAGGaaggttcttttttttgcatttttaacatATTCCACTACTTAGATTTCCAAAGAGGAAATAATTGCAAGTATTAATGCTTGTATAAGATCAAACGTCaacaaaaaagcttttgtaGAAAAGTATTAAGAttcctaataaaaatatttgcaaatttaattacaaatacattttaaagcaaaatccTTAATTAAGTACATCACACTTGGTCAATATTGACAGTGTTCCCTTAAGAGCACGTGAAGATAAGACCCACTGCATCTGCGGGAACACCTAAACGCGTAGAGTATGTCAAATATATAAAGTGAAGACGCAGTATATACAATTTTGAACCTACACAAAGATTATAACAGAAGATCAAGTAAGAGCCTGCTAAAATCTTAAGTACTACTAATTTCATGCATTTGTTCTACAACTTGTCCTAAAATTTCATCTACTACATCAATATCATAATTTACTTGCTGCAAGTCTAGATCAGGCATGATTGTAGTCAGAAGTTGTCCAACATTCACTCGAAGAGAGCGTAGTTTCAGGCTGTGAAGAAATAGATATTATTAGATGTagataaagttttaaaatacaccGTAGTTTATTTAACAAAGCTGTACTAATACTCTCTACTGGAAAGGCTCTGTACAGTACTTCcataaaccaacaaaaaactgATGCAGTTAAAGCTGCATCAAGATAATTTCAAAATCTACCAGTTTTTTCAAAGCTAAGCCTCttgagttttcattttgaaggcATATATTCccttaatttcaaataaatacacTAAGGGCTAAACTGAATTCTGCCTTtcccaaaacagaacagaaatatttctgagtgCTTTTATTTAAGGTAGCAAATAAGTACCAGCACAATCCTTTATCCCACAACACCTTCTTATTTCTCAAAACAATGTTAAAcctcagtatttttaaacatttagaaGCACAAACTACTATCACCTATgggaacaaagaaaaagaagagagaaggaggcGAGAAAGAGTACTTTGTtcaaaggctttaaaatataaagaggTAAAAGTTAAGTAGTAAGGTAAGAGTTATAGTACAGGGAAAACGCTATGCctcctctttttgctttctttcctggaTCCCCTTGCTCTGTGCTCCTCCTGTCCGAATTGCTTCCAAATCACCCATCCCTTCTCTTGAGCATTTCTTTCTACCATCAGTTCCTTCATCACCTCCAGTTGCCAGTCTTCACAGTGCCATCCCACCACAAGTCCTATTGGGATGTAAGTTACTTATAAGGCCTGCATATATTTGCTAATTATTTTAGGAAGCACAAGTCAGATGCTCTAAGAGGAAATGAAATGCTGGCAGATAAAGGGGAGATTTAGCCACAGAAAAAATTAGATTGAAAGGGGTCTCTGgaaatcatccagtccactcttcccTCCTCTAAAACACATTCAAAGCAGGCCTAACTCAGACCAGGTTGCTTAGGACCTTCTTGTATCTTGAAAATCTCCAAAACCTGAGATTCCACAATCTCCCTGGATTCCTTTTTCAGGGTTTGACTACCCTCGCTGTGAACACTTTCTCTAATATTGAAACAGAATTTCCCTTGTTGCAGCTTCTGTCTGTTGCCTCTCAGCCTGTCACTGTGCTCATGGGAAGAGGCTGGCTTTGTCTTTTCTATACCCTCTCATTAGGCAGCAGAAGAGAGCAATAGGATTTGAAGATGACCCACTCTTTGTAAGGCTATTTCCCTCAGCTTCCCCTTCTATACcagatgctccaggcccctgCCCATCTTGGTGGCCCTTCAGTAGACTTGCTCCAATATGCCAGTGTCATTTATACACCAGGGAACCCAAAACTGGAGACGACAGTCCATGTTTGGTCTCACAAAGACCAACATTAGGGAAGAACCACTTCCCTCAAACCGCTGGCTGAACTCTTGCCAATACAGCCCGGTAGCCATGGGGCTGTCCCACCACAAGAGTGCGCTGCTGACTCACATTCCACTTTTAAGTCCACCAGCCTCACAGGCCATCTTCCAAGCTGCTCGCTTATGAGTAGTCTCCAGCTTGCTCAACTTCATGAGGAAGGTGCAGAACTTTGCAGTTGCCTTTGTTGCATTTCCAGTAGGTTTCTTTCAGCACATTTTTCTAGTTTGTCGAGGTCCCTTAAGAGTACCCCTACCCTCCAGAGCATTAATGGTTCCCTCCAATTTGATGTCATAATTAATTTACTGAGTTAACTTTGCTCCATCATCTAGGCCATTAACGAAGACATTTGCCATTACTGGCCTCGACGTTGATCCGTGAGCTCAGCAGTTTGGCCAATTTTATGACCCACCTCCTAGTCTACCTATCCAAACCACACCTCACAAGCTTTGCTATCGTGGTATTATGGCAGCCCACATTGAAAGCTTTGCTAAAATGAAGGTCCACAGAGCTGGTCATCTCCTTGTAAAAGGCAATGAGGCTGCAAAATCACCACTTGCCCTCAGTAAATCCATGCTGGTTGTTCCTAATCGCCTTGACCATCATGGGGCTGCAGGTAGCTTCCAGGTAGATTTGCTCCATGGTCTTCCCAGGGACTGAGGCTATgctgaccagcctgtagttCTGCCCGTCCTAAATATGGGCATGGCAACTACCTTTTTCCAGGCATCAGGAATATTGACTGCAACAACCTTTTGGAGATATCATTGCAAGGCCAACTCTCCATCAATTAGCCAGCTCCCTCTGATGCATTTCATCTGGTCCCATGGACTTGCGTATGTCAAATTTATTAAATGGTCCCTTAATTCAGTCACTTTTTAATCACAGATAATGCTTCACTCCCTAAAATTACCACTTGGCTCAGGGACGTGGGTGACCAGAGGGCAGACCTCACCAGTAAAAAAACAAGGTAAAGAAAATACTGGGTACCTCAGTAATCTGTGCCTCACATACCTCATGTCCTTTGCTACTGAGCACCTGACCCACTGAGCAGCAGGCCCACATTTTCCTTAGTTACCCTGTTGCTGCTACTGTGCTTACACAAGCCCTTCTGGTTCCCCTTCACAGCTCTTGCCAGCTTTGACTCCAGCTGAGCTCTGGCTTTCAATTCCATTCTATGTGCCTAGGTAGTGTGCCTGTATTCCTGCTGGACGGCTCATCCCTGCTACCATCTGGTACGTGTActtcttttgtgtgtttgctATTTCTATTATATTAATTGAGAGGTGTAAGCTCTCTGtaagttaaaaataatcatttagTTCAAAAATATGCTCTGGACGCAACCTAGATCCATAGGATTGGTCTGCAGCAAGAAGTTATTACTGGAAAGGCAAGTTTCAAAACCAAACTCTTTTCAGTAGAGTACTATTgatccaagaaagaaaaacagaatataaaaatgaagCTCAGCTACACAGCATAAGCTAATGAGCACCTTCTTTCTTGCCTCCTTTATCTCTCCTTGTTCTGCAAGTTGTGTCTAGAAATTACATAacatttttgatatttttaagaagtgtcAGTATGGCATTCTATCGTGCAATGGCCAGCCCTGCTCACACAAATACCTAaatcataaaaaaattaaataaatcactCAATTAAAAAAGTTTAGTTAGGAGTCAAAAGAGGCAGTAGAAAGGAATTCCAAGCATCATGTTTTATTATATGATTATCAGACACAACCTTCACGAAGATGTTTTGGTTACAATCAGCCAGTCAAAATCTTGCTTGAAATATAGTCTAGAAAGAACAAAATTGATACCTTTCTCCATCAGAATAATTTACAGAGTCTTCTACATTACTGGTGGTAGAATCATTTGCACGTGCTACTGCTTGTGGAATTGAAGCTTTTAACTGTGCGATTTCTGCTTTGAGTTCTTCACATTGACAggcaatttgatttttttccacttctagTAGTTCAACctggcaaataaataaaaataattaaaaatatcaaataaaattattatgaaTAAAGACAACTTAAAATTAAATGATTAAAATTTGTATAAGTTGACTGCTTTTAATTAACTTTTCACTGAGATTTTAAGATATAACCACCTAGAcaaactgctttaaaatagCCAGCTGTCAGCTGAACCACTGTATGTGTGCTCCAAGCCTGCTCACTCTTGCCTGGCAGTCAGAGCCACTTGAAGCCTTCCAGTCTCTCCTAAGTTCGCTTATTTCTATCTACAGAAGCAAAACCCACTAATTTAGTATTTCTTCCCCCATTTAAGTGGCTTGATTAGTTAGTGGACCAACCTATACAACACATTGTGTACTAGAACTGCTATGAAATacccattaaaaaataaaaataatttaattgttaATTTGAAGAATATTACTGTTTTAACAGACATACCTCACTTTTATATCTGTCTCTCTCAATGCTGCACTTGTCCAGTTGCCTGAAAACATCATCCAGTTGTACAGCAATCTCATCTACCTCACTCTTATTTTCACCATCAGCACACTTGCTGCATTCAGTTTTTAAGTTCTGCAGGGTACTGCATTGTTCCTTTAGTTTTGCTATTTCTTCTAAGGCCTGTTCATGGAGAATGGTCACTTCTGCTAAACTTCTTCCATGgatgttttcctcttcaaatGGAATTGTCTCAGTTGACTGATggcacatttctttttttacataCTTATTAGTCATTTCTAAAATcctctgttccagtgtttctaCTTGTTTGGTTAATGCTTCACATTTGGTTTggtacatttctttttctttgtttaataattgcagctgatttttcagttcattttcaaGATTTACAGATGTCTCAGAAGCATCATTAACATTGTGCTGTTTAgtttccatctctgtcctggGAACTTGAATCTCAGTATCATCTTCCACCTCCTCCTTTTTAACGACTAAGGTCGGGAGCTCTGTCTGTGTCGCTGAGGTCAACTGTTCACTTTTTGATTCTGAAGTAGCTGCACTGCAACCGTCTCCGACATTGCagttttcttgctgcttctcctcttgATGCAAATTAACACTTTCAGTTTTTACTACAGGAACATCAGAATCTGCTGAAGGCTTTGGAGTACTGCTCTCCTCTAAAATAATGacatcttcatcatcatcaccaccatggTTGTTGAATGTTTTGTCATTTAATCGAGGTGTCTTTAAAGACACAGGTGTCACAGAACTAGGTGCCTTCCGTTTAACACTGAGAACCAAAATATTAAACTGATTATTGTACTGCTCAAATACTGCAAAGTCATTTGTTTCAAACAGTGTTTAGTGTTTCTATAAGCACTATTAAAAACTACCACACAATAACTAGAAAGGGATGTCTCCTTTCATAGCATTTTAAGATGTGTTGCCAGACTAAATACCTTTCCTGTAAAAACAAGTGGCTGCCACCCGCACACTAAATTATTACTTTCATACATTATTTTGAAACTGACTCAGTATTTGCAGGAACATCCTCCTGAACCCATTCCTTAACCAAGAGAGGTTAAGGAAAACATACAGCTGAGCGTGGTTAACACAACACAGTCTTTTCCTAAACAGACAAACAACTAAGCAATTTTCCTTGCCAGTGCACAGTATTTTGTACTGCATTCACTTTTGTACTTCACAGTGGTACCTTTAATCCACTTGCTGCTTCCTATACTCCCAAAAGTGACACATGAATTTTGGCAGCTATCACCTGAAGATGAGACTGCACTCAACACCATCATTTTCATTAAcaagttatttattttagaaataaataggaATCTACTTTCTATAGGTTCACTAACCTGTTATCAGAATCAGAATGAGGTGAAGATACTGATctatttaaaagcagcagaggtCTTTTGACAGAAGCATTTGATATTTCTGGTAAAAGTGATCTTGGAACAGCTTCCTTTCCACTCACAACTGAGAATGTTTTGAAGTCTTTACTTGTAGAGAcaggtgtttttaaaaacatttcattattGATCTATAAGATAATTTGGTTAAGAATGAAGAGAAACAGACATTAGTAGATTATTCAGAATAGGTTTAAGCAGTTCTCCTAACTATCTGCCAACACCTAAAATTCTGACTGACATTTCTTACGCATACTATAAGTATTTCCTTGAACCCAGGCTCAGTATTTTGCAATAAGAAAGGTCAACTAGACTCCACGTTGCAAACCCCAGTTTTCCTAACTTACTGATTACACAGCCTCCACCCCCAAACTCTACTGATGTGTGTGAAGTATTTCCTTTGTGCTGGTTTAAGACATATAACGTTATTAGAAAGCAACAAGTTCTGTATCACAATTACAGACTTCCAGCAGATTTCCCAGAGGACTTTGAATTTTGTACACCACCTGCATGCTCCTCTCCATGCACAGACTTGCTGCTgtcagaaagcagctttctgaacTTACAAGTTTTTTCTCTAGAAACAGCTATTTTAAAGTACCATGTTGAATCTCAGACAAGAGCTTTCCCCAAGCTTTATCTCCGTGCGAAGTTTGACCATCATACACAAAGTATGGGACAGCCACCTCTATTAAAGCTGCTCATAACTAAATCAGTTTGTCTCACATGAACAACACTTTACttttagaaattacttttgTACTTGAGTAAAAGTAATGGCAGAAGACTTAATACAATGAAGTATATAGGTTAAAGTGGCAAATGCAAAATCGCTCCTCCAGAAATGCAGTGATCTTAGATTAGCACTTTACTTTGAAAGCAACTTAAGCTAAATCACATGTAGAAAATTTGATTCTGAGTTACAATTTATACATTCTCATCACCCAATTGTATTGATTTGCATCTGCGTTTAATCTGAATTTGAGTGTCTCCTTGCAACAGTACAGCTACAAGTCTGTCCATCCCCACCCCCTGCCTCAGTTTTAAAGGCATCTTTACTTTCATAACCTCATCACATCTCTCTACAACAAATCCACTTTCAACAATTAGATGTCATGCCATAAAAACAGGTATGAGTGACTGACATATTTTCTAGTACTGTTTTATGAGGGCTTTGTCCCTCTCAAACTCTTTCTTAAGTACCACATGGAAAGCAATGGTGTATTTTCCATCGTTGCACAGCAAAGAtgggggattttttggtttACTAATAGTGAGCATAACTTGTAGcgcaatcaaaacaaaacaggatgTTGAACCAACTGGTTGGCCTCCAGCTAAAGCAAACTCTAACTCAAAGCCTGGCCTATTTGATCAAAGTGCGTATTTATGCTGCCAGCAAGAAGCTACTGAAGTCAGTTTCCCATCAACTTCAAGAGTTACCTGGTTGTTGTACTCTAGTcgtttcttcagtttttccctgtctctgcacagcaggaaggaaaaaaacatgacaGCTTAGATTGCAAGTGTTAATTCAttataaaaccaaaccaatcacAAAACCTAAAAGTAAACAATACTCATTATCTCAGCTAAATACAATGAAGTTCTAATCAATTCTGGTTTACtgaatgaaaattttctttctgcatgaaCTCAGAAGCTAGTAGAGCTTTAAGTCAGCTTAACTTCAAACAAGTTCTCTCTCAGattaagatttcttttaaaaaaattgaaaaaaatctcacccaAACTCCCACTTTTAGAATGCTAGCCAACATCAGTTAAAATTACTCATCTGTTTTTTCCATACACCTCAGCTAAGAATCCTCTTATTCTTAAATGAATGTATTGCGATATTCAGATGCTTCAACAGGGaccttaaaaataatagttaCCTAGACAAGGTCTCCTAACAGTCCTAGTAGCTTGCTTCTCCAACATTCCCAACCATCCTCATGCCACTTACTACTGTGAAACAACACCCCTCTGAGAGCTGTACTTGAATGGCAACTGCTGCATTGCTCTTCCCAGTAGTTATTAAATGAGACACCTCTTTCATTATAACTTTCGTAATTTTGATTTAGGAGGGCAAGTAGGTTTAAAGTCAAAGAGAGAAATTTGAATGTGATGCCAATATGCTAACAACAGAAATGAACAGCGCTATTCGTCTATTCACTGCTATAATGAAGTCTTGATTTCAGGGCCTCATCTTCTGTTTGGATATATTCCCAGAGAGCTGCAATTATATCATAGGTAAGAGAAAAGGGCATTTAGTTTTCACATTCCATTTCTAGTGTTGAGACACTTGTAAAAAAAGTCTCTAGTACTCACTTTTTCTTGTAAGTTTTTTCATATGTGGGATGTATCAAGTCATCATCTTCTGGTTCTTCTGGCACATTACAGTCCCTGAGttaaggagaggaaaaaagaagtgacAAAAAGAGCTTAACATCCATGCTTATACCAAGTGATAAAATTAGAACTAAAAGCAGTATTTAGATATTCATTGAAATCTAATTTTACCGGAATTGTGGGTCAGGGTTCAGTGAGCAGTACCACTTTTCTGGCAACTGGTCTATTCCATCTGGCAGCTTCCGCCATTTCAGACATCCGTCACATTGTACCCATGTCTGATCAGGCTGTTTTCtgtagtggaaaaaaatataagaactTTCACATGAAAAGTTCATTTTCATGACTGAGTGTAAAACAGTAATAACAGTATATAAAATCCTTTTATTTAGAAGTGATACTCACTGTATCTCCTCAACTGGCAAAGCTAATGGATATTCTtcgtttttcttccttttcatttcattccAGTAGTCATTAAGCTTTTCTCCTAATGCTGCTATTGTAAGtctgaaaagtttttaaaagaccACCTTAAATAATCAAATCCTAGCACAGAAATAGCCTTTATAAACTACAGTGAAAGAATAAACTTATGAACCACTCTAATATTTCTATTTGCACAACAGtaagctttttgcttttagaaaaccCTAGAAATGAGGAATTGTGTGAAGGCATGTTTGTCAGCAAAGAAGTTACTGAAAATACGAGTTGGTACACAAAGACTGAAACCAAGAGCGCTCAATTCAGAAGCGCTGAGTGTACAGTGCAAACTCTGAGGCTACCTAACCAGTTCAGCCTCAGCCAtagaagaaacaaatacagaCCCACCTCTGTCAACCCAGTACCCAGCTGTGTATTTGGCTTATGTTTCTGTACTGCCATTAACTGCAGTTCATGACTTCTCTACGTTGACGTACAACAATACTACATGGAGATTGCAAACATATGACCACTTTAACGTGGTATAAATCTACACACTGCTAAAATAAGCAGGTCAGTCTTGCCCTAGGTTAAGAGCTGGCACACACAAGAGGGAGTGGTGCGGAAGAACAACAAGCCCCACAGGTGAGGTCAAGGTAAGACTGTCTGTTGCCAGCATGCTGAATTTATGTCCGAGGAAAGTGCCTGGGTAACCAGAATCTGAAAGTCagcccctccctgcctggctttTTCTACTTACACCACTCCATCCCTTTCTGCAATGAATTAGTCTGACCTAGAGAGTTTTGATCTAGATCACCTCTGAACCCAAAGAACAAATTTCTGTGCCAAAAAAAGAAGTACCACACAGGCAGAAATGAGCAGCAATGCACGTATGGGATCATCTCTCttctggagagagaaggaggacAGGTCAGCTTACACTAATAATGAAATTACAACAtcagttttatgtttgttttgggCTGGAACATTACCTTTTGAAAACCTGTAGCAGTCTTTGTAGAAAAACCTTTATAAAAGATCTTTCAAGTGTAGTATCGTTATGCCCACACTACAAGTacttttagaaaagaaacaagtaaAAAGCATTCAATGTTCACTGTGCCAGCCTGTGGGAACATAGTGCAAACCTCGGTCAACACAAATGACTATCCTGTGGCATTCTtggttcctccccctctgccaAGAGAACTGTTAGTGCCACCACAGAGGAAATGGTTCCGGGAACATCTATATTGAAAAACCCAACACAAgagctttttttcagtttgactGATTTCCCTGATCTGCTTTACCATGTGTTCTCATTAATGG from Caloenas nicobarica isolate bCalNic1 chromosome 1, bCalNic1.hap1, whole genome shotgun sequence includes the following:
- the MORC3 gene encoding MORC family CW-type zinc finger protein 3 isoform X1, translated to MAAKTQGGIRLSALCPKFLHTNSTSHTWPFSAIAELIDNAYDPDVSAKQIWIDKTVINDNICLTFTDNGNGMNSEKLHKMLSFGFSEKSVMNGRVPVGLYGNGFKSGSMRLGKDAIVFTKNGETMSVGLLSQTYLEVTKAEHVMVPIVTFNNQGQISDPTESKNSLKAILTHTFFSTEKKLLAELDAIMGKKGTRIIIWNLRRDKNEKTEFDFDKDKYDIRIPEDLDETGKRGYKKQERMDQIVPESDYSLRAYCSILYLKPTMQIILRGQKVKTQLVSKSLAFIERDIYRPKFLNAKTVRITFGFNCRNKDHYGIMMYHKNRLIKAYERVGCQLKANNMGVGVVGVIECNFLKPTHNKQDFDYTNEYRLTIAALGEKLNDYWNEMKRKKNEEYPLALPVEEIQKQPDQTWVQCDGCLKWRKLPDGIDQLPEKWYCSLNPDPQFRDCNVPEEPEDDDLIHPTYEKTYKKKDREKLKKRLEYNNQINNEMFLKTPVSTSKDFKTFSVVSGKEAVPRSLLPEISNASVKRPLLLLNRSVSSPHSDSDNSVKRKAPSSVTPVSLKTPRLNDKTFNNHGGDDDEDVIILEESSTPKPSADSDVPVVKTESVNLHQEEKQQENCNVGDGCSAATSESKSEQLTSATQTELPTLVVKKEEVEDDTEIQVPRTEMETKQHNVNDASETSVNLENELKNQLQLLNKEKEMYQTKCEALTKQVETLEQRILEMTNKYVKKEMCHQSTETIPFEEENIHGRSLAEVTILHEQALEEIAKLKEQCSTLQNLKTECSKCADGENKSEVDEIAVQLDDVFRQLDKCSIERDRYKSEVELLEVEKNQIACQCEELKAEIAQLKASIPQAVARANDSTTSNVEDSVNYSDGESLKLRSLRVNVGQLLTTIMPDLDLQQPATKHHTAARSPTPPPRDGGENKKNLVG
- the MORC3 gene encoding MORC family CW-type zinc finger protein 3 isoform X3, translated to MNSEKLHKMLSFGFSEKSVMNGRVPVGLYGNGFKSGSMRLGKDAIVFTKNGETMSVGLLSQTYLEVTKAEHVMVPIVTFNNQGQISDPTESKNSLKAILTHTFFSTEKKLLAELDAIMGKKGTRIIIWNLRRDKNEKTEFDFDKDKYDIRIPEDLDETGKRGYKKQERMDQIVPESDYSLRAYCSILYLKPTMQIILRGQKVKTQLVSKSLAFIERDIYRPKFLNAKTVRITFGFNCRNKDHYGIMMYHKNRLIKAYERVGCQLKANNMGVGVVGVIECNFLKPTHNKQDFDYTNEYRLTIAALGEKLNDYWNEMKRKKNEEYPLALPVEEIQKQPDQTWVQCDGCLKWRKLPDGIDQLPEKWYCSLNPDPQFRDCNVPEEPEDDDLIHPTYEKTYKKKDREKLKKRLEYNNQINNEMFLKTPVSTSKDFKTFSVVSGKEAVPRSLLPEISNASVKRPLLLLNRSVSSPHSDSDNSVKRKAPSSVTPVSLKTPRLNDKTFNNHGGDDDEDVIILEESSTPKPSADSDVPVVKTESVNLHQEEKQQENCNVGDGCSAATSESKSEQLTSATQTELPTLVVKKEEVEDDTEIQVPRTEMETKQHNVNDASETSVNLENELKNQLQLLNKEKEMYQTKCEALTKQVETLEQRILEMTNKYVKKEMCHQSTETIPFEEENIHGRSLAEVTILHEQALEEIAKLKEQCSTLQNLKTECSKCADGENKSEVDEIAVQLDDVFRQLDKCSIERDRYKSEVELLEVEKNQIACQCEELKAEIAQLKASIPQAVARANDSTTSNVEDSVNYSDGESLKLRSLRVNVGQLLTTIMPDLDLQQPATKHHTAARSPTPPPRDGGENKKNLVG
- the MORC3 gene encoding MORC family CW-type zinc finger protein 3 isoform X2 — its product is MAAKTQGGIRLSALCPKFLHTNSTSHTWPFSAIAELIDNAYDPDVSAKQIWIDKTVINDNICLTFTDNGNGMNSEKLHKMLSFGFSEKSVMNGRVPVGLYGNGFKSGSMRLGKDAIVFTKNGETMSVGLLSQTYLEVTKAEHVMVPIVTFNNQGQISDPTESKNSLKAILTHTFFSTEKKLLAELDAIMGKKGTRIIIWNLRRDKNEKTEFDFDKDKYDIRIPEDLDETGKRGYKKQERMDQIVPESDYSLRAYCSILYLKPTMQIILRGQKVKTQLVSKSLAFIERDIYRPKFLNAKTVRITFGFNCRNKDHYGIMMYHKNRLIKAYERVGCQLKANNMGVGVVGVIECNFLKPTHNKQDFDYTNEYRLTIAALGEKLNDYWNEMKRKKNEEYPLALPVEEIQKQPDQTWVQCDGCLKWRKLPDGIDQLPEKWYCSLNPDPQFRDCNVPEEPEDDDLIHPTYEKTYKKKDREKLKKRLEYNNQINNEMFLKTPVSTSKDFKTFSVVSGKEAVPRSLLPEISNASVKRPLLLLNRSVSSPHSDSDNSVKRKAPSSVTPVSLKTPRLNDKTFNNHGGDDDEDVIILEESSTPKPSADSDVPVVKTESVNLHQEEKQQENCNVGDGCSAATSESKSEQLTSATQTELPTLVVKKEEVEDDTEIQVPRTEMETKQHNVNDASETSVNLENELKNQLQLLNKEKEMYQTKCEALTKQVETLEQRILEMTNKYVKKEMCHQSTETIPFEEENIHGRSLAEVTILHEQALEEIAKLKEQCSTLQNLKTECSKCADGENKSEVDEIAVQLDDVFRQLDKCSIERDRYKSEVELLEVEKNQIACQCEELKAEIAQLKASIPQAVARANDSTTSNVEDSVNYSDGESLKLRSLRVNVGQLLTTIMPDLDLQQVNYDIDVVDEILGQVVEQMHEISST